In Osmerus mordax isolate fOsmMor3 chromosome 24, fOsmMor3.pri, whole genome shotgun sequence, the following are encoded in one genomic region:
- the LOC136933041 gene encoding neoverrucotoxin subunit beta-like: MIIFYRLSGCHITEEGCASLGSVLKSTSFLRQLDLSNNDLKDASMKLFSAGLGNPLCKLETLRLSGCHITEEGCASLGSVLKSTSFLRQLDLSNNDLKDAGMKLLSAGLGNPLCKLETLRLSGCLVTEEGCASLASALRSNPFHLRELDLSYNHPGEKGLKLLSAGLEDPHCRLEKLNVDHDGECRIKPGLRKYVCELTLDPNTAHRDLSLSEENRKVTSRRVEQPYPDHPERFENYPQVLCREGLSGRCYWEAEWSGRWRVYIAVTYKGMSRRGLGEDCRLGHNNKSWSLECDDNSYSAWHNNKRTVIPAPPSSSHRVGVYLDWPAGTLSFYTVSSDTLTHLHTFHSTFTEPLYPGFYVGLDSSVSLCQVE; this comes from the exons ATGATAatcttctacaggctgtcaggctgtcacatcacagaggaaggctgtgcttctctgggctcagtgctgaagtcaacctccttcctgagacaactagatctaagtaacaatgatctgaaggatgccAGCATGAAGCTgttctctgctggactggggaacccactctgcaaactggagacactgag gctgtcaggatgtcacatcacagaggaaggctgtgcttctctgggctcagtgctgaagtcaacctccttcctgagacaactagatctaagtaacaatgatctgaaggatgccggcatgaagctgctctctgctggactggggaacccactctgcaaactggagacactgag gctgtcaggctgtctggtcacagaggaaggctgtgcttctctggcctcagctctgaggtccaaccccttccacctgagggaactggacctgagctacaatcatccaggagaaaaaggattgaagctgctctctgctggactggaggatccacactgcagactggagaaactcaa TGTGGATCATGATGGAGAGTGCAGGATCAAACCTGGTCTTAGGAAAT atgtctgtgagctcacactggacccaaacacagcacacagagacctctctctgtctgaggagaacagaaaggtgacaaGTAGGAGAGTGGAGCAGccgtatcctgatcacccagagagatttgagaACTAtccacaggtgctgtgtagagagggtctgtctgggcgctgttactgggaggcagagtggagtggaagatggagggtttatatagcagtgacatataaaggaatGAGCAGGAGAGGACTGGGTGAGGACTGTAGGCTTGGACacaataacaagtcctggagtctggagTGTGATGATAACAGTTACTCTGCCTGGCACAATAATAAGAGAACTGtcatacctgcccccccctccagctcccacagagtaggagtgtatctggactggccggccggcactctgtccttctacacagtctcctctgacacactgacccacctgcacacattccacagcacattcactgagcccctctatcctgggttcTATGTTGGGTTAgactcctcagtgtccctgtgtcaggtagaatag